In Acidobacteriota bacterium, a single window of DNA contains:
- a CDS encoding histone deacetylase yields the protein MLEGYNKFGSFHMRLPFCLVYSKDYYLPIGAHVFPARKYRMIHDRLLQTGEADETDFLEPRPASDDDVRLVHGSGYVDRLLHGELSQYEEMQMELPYSRELVKAFWLSAGGSILAAERSLADGICFNVGGGFHHAYPDHGEGFCMIHDVAIAIRKMQKLGRIHHAMTVDCDVHHGNGTAAIFPAKPTKPKPLPSISSVQVQPQIISPPANDSDVFTISVHQQNNYPAYKPPSSIDVNLPDGTTDSEYLAWLDQSLSSGLRQFSPDLLCYIAGADPYREDQLGGLALTIEGLKQRDGLVFKVAKARGIPVMVTHAGGYARNVQDTVTIHVNTILAAKAIWGSEA from the coding sequence ATGCTAGAAGGCTACAATAAATTTGGAAGCTTTCACATGCGCCTACCGTTCTGCCTTGTTTACAGCAAGGATTACTACCTGCCTATTGGTGCGCATGTTTTTCCCGCTCGGAAATACCGGATGATTCATGATCGCCTGCTCCAGACGGGGGAGGCCGATGAGACCGACTTTCTTGAGCCAAGACCCGCCTCCGACGATGATGTTCGCCTTGTGCATGGCAGCGGATACGTGGATCGGCTGCTTCATGGAGAGTTAAGCCAATACGAAGAGATGCAGATGGAGCTGCCGTATTCGCGGGAGTTAGTAAAGGCGTTCTGGCTCTCCGCTGGTGGTTCGATTCTGGCGGCTGAGCGTTCGCTGGCAGATGGAATTTGCTTCAACGTGGGCGGCGGATTTCACCACGCTTATCCCGATCACGGTGAGGGCTTTTGCATGATTCACGACGTCGCCATCGCCATTCGAAAGATGCAGAAGCTCGGGCGAATTCACCATGCAATGACGGTAGACTGCGACGTGCATCATGGGAACGGCACCGCAGCAATCTTTCCCGCGAAGCCGACCAAGCCTAAGCCGCTGCCGAGCATTTCTTCGGTTCAAGTACAGCCACAAATCATCTCTCCGCCGGCAAATGACAGCGATGTCTTCACGATTTCTGTGCATCAGCAGAATAACTATCCTGCGTATAAGCCACCCTCGTCGATCGATGTGAACCTGCCGGACGGTACCACGGATTCCGAATATCTAGCCTGGCTTGATCAATCTTTGAGTTCCGGACTCCGCCAGTTCTCTCCGGACTTGCTCTGCTACATTGCTGGAGCGGATCCCTACCGTGAGGACCAGCTTGGTGGGCTGGCGCTTACGATTGAAGGGCTAAAGCAGAGGGATGGGTTAGTCTTTAAGGTGGCTAAGGCGCGCGGTATCCCGGTGATGGTCACGCATGCGGGAGGATACGCTCGCAACGTGCAGGACACAGTCACAATTCACGTGAATACAATTCTTGCCGCGAAAGCGATCTGGGGAAGCGAAGCATGA
- a CDS encoding AbrB family transcriptional regulator, with product MPEATLSAKNQIVIPREAREALGLKPGDKILVVVRSDRVLVLRKPKSYRKAIRGLGRGVYPDDYLQKERDDWD from the coding sequence ATGCCTGAGGCGACCCTTTCAGCGAAAAATCAGATCGTGATTCCCCGCGAGGCCCGTGAAGCTCTGGGTCTTAAGCCGGGCGACAAAATTCTCGTTGTAGTACGCAGTGACCGAGTCCTGGTATTGCGGAAGCCGAAATCTTATCGCAAGGCGATTCGAGGCCTGGGTCGGGGGGTCTATCCAGACGACTATCTCCAGAAGGAGCGCGATGATTGGGATTAG
- a CDS encoding signal recognition particle protein, with amino-acid sequence MFENLSEKLQRTFKNLRGQGRLNEENMQEALREIRLALLEADVNFKVVKELVDHIREKALGSEVMLQISPTEQVVKIVHDELVAILGKDTAKIKFASQPPTVVLMAGLQGSGKTTSSGKLAQWFKKGGHRPMLVSVDVYRPAAREQLKIVANAIGANIYEGKVDGEASTAVVERLATEARREAQNSGCDVLIVDTAGRLHIDDKLMDEMQLLKKLLNPQEILFIADAMTGQDAVNSANEFHKKLSLTGVILTKMDGDARGGAALSIRNVTGQPIKFLGVGEKYDALEPFHPDRIAGRILGMGDILSLVEKAQEKLDAKKSEEFAKKALSGDGFSLEDFREQLRQIKKLGSLQSIVKMLPSIGPFAGIQGMADKVDDKELNRVEAIINSMTPHERDHHEAINGSRRKRIARGSGTTVQEVNQLLKQYAMMKKQFKSLSKGGGFSRKLAGMRFR; translated from the coding sequence ATGTTTGAGAATCTTTCCGAAAAACTTCAACGAACCTTTAAGAACCTGCGCGGGCAGGGACGTCTTAACGAAGAGAACATGCAGGAAGCGCTGCGTGAGATCCGCCTGGCGCTGCTTGAGGCCGACGTCAACTTCAAAGTCGTCAAAGAGTTGGTCGACCACATTCGCGAGAAGGCTCTCGGTTCGGAAGTAATGCTGCAAATTTCGCCGACCGAGCAAGTAGTGAAGATCGTCCACGATGAACTGGTTGCGATCCTGGGCAAAGACACTGCCAAGATCAAGTTCGCATCCCAGCCTCCGACTGTTGTGCTCATGGCCGGCTTACAAGGTTCAGGTAAGACAACTTCATCGGGAAAGCTGGCGCAGTGGTTCAAGAAGGGCGGTCATCGGCCAATGCTGGTTTCGGTCGACGTATACCGACCGGCTGCGCGCGAGCAGTTGAAGATCGTGGCGAACGCGATCGGCGCGAACATTTACGAAGGCAAGGTTGATGGTGAAGCCTCTACTGCTGTGGTCGAGCGGTTGGCCACGGAAGCGCGGCGCGAGGCGCAGAACTCAGGCTGCGATGTATTGATCGTCGATACCGCTGGGCGATTGCACATTGATGACAAACTAATGGATGAGATGCAGCTCTTGAAGAAGCTGCTCAATCCTCAGGAAATCTTGTTCATCGCCGACGCGATGACTGGACAAGATGCGGTGAACTCCGCCAATGAATTTCACAAGAAGCTCAGCTTGACCGGAGTGATTCTGACCAAAATGGATGGTGACGCACGCGGTGGCGCCGCGCTGTCCATCCGCAACGTTACCGGACAGCCGATCAAGTTTCTTGGTGTTGGCGAAAAATACGATGCTCTGGAGCCATTTCATCCAGATCGCATCGCCGGCAGGATTCTTGGCATGGGCGACATTTTGTCGCTCGTCGAGAAGGCGCAGGAGAAGCTTGACGCGAAGAAGTCCGAAGAGTTCGCCAAGAAGGCGCTCAGCGGCGATGGCTTTTCGCTGGAAGACTTTCGCGAGCAACTACGCCAAATCAAGAAGCTCGGTTCGCTCCAGAGCATTGTGAAGATGCTGCCGAGCATTGGTCCTTTTGCAGGAATTCAGGGAATGGCCGACAAAGTTGACGACAAAGAGCTGAACCGTGTAGAGGCCATCATCAATTCGATGACGCCACACGAACGCGATCATCACGAAGCGATCAACGGCAGTCGTCGCAAGCGCATCGCTCGCGGCTCGGGCACGACCGTGCAGGAAGTGAACCAACTGCTCAAGCAATACGCGATGATGAAGAAGCAGTTCAAGAGCTTGAGCAAAGGCGGCGGATTTTCGCGCAAATTGGCGGGAATGCGCTTCCGGTAA
- the rpsP gene encoding 30S ribosomal protein S16, which produces MIRLARVGARKQPYYRVVVIDKERARNGRALEVVGLYNPRTSPATVDLKRERIDHWVSKGAQVSETVGKLMSKATAPAGTAA; this is translated from the coding sequence ATGATTCGTCTGGCGCGCGTTGGTGCGCGTAAGCAGCCTTATTACCGTGTAGTCGTAATCGATAAAGAACGTGCCCGCAACGGACGGGCGCTGGAAGTGGTGGGCCTGTACAATCCGCGCACCAGTCCTGCGACAGTGGACTTGAAGCGCGAACGCATTGATCACTGGGTCTCGAAGGGCGCTCAGGTATCCGAAACGGTTGGGAAGCTGATGTCCAAGGCCACCGCTCCAGCGGGAACCGCGGCCTAA